The window CTTACAGTTCCCCACTTAGGCCTGGTTGTGTAACTGCAGCCGGCCAAGGACACTCCTCACCTCTGTTCCAGGAAGTCATCTATATAATAAAGCGCAAACCCCTTAGTTATATCACATCCCCTTAATCAAGCACgagtcaggaagggagggagggaagcctTTTTCTGCGAAAAATAAAAGTAGGCAAACGGACTTGAATGTACAATGCTTTCGAGTGCAAGTGTTGTATTTCAGTGCCAGACCCCGTAACGAGTCACCAGTGTGGCCTTCAGGAGGACTGggtcaggaggagaagaggtgacCGGGTTTGTGCTGCTGTGACATGCGGTGTTTGAAAATCTCTGGTGTTTGGGGACAGTCAgtagtatgctgtgtgtgtgtgtgtgtgtgtatagtggaggggtgatggggtggggggACAAAGTCCGGCTCTGTGACTGTGTTCAGCTGGCGTGGAGGACCCAAGGGATCGTTGAGGTTGTTATGATCGGAGCGaatgggggaggacagggggtttAGGTCATCATGGAGGCTGGGTGggcagaggatgtgtgtgtgtgtgtgtgtgtgtgtgggggggggggtttactaGCACTGACATTTCCTCTGGCCtaacaccacccccccacagAACTGGCACGCTTGCGAGTCAATCTGACAATTCACCCTGACAATAAATTTGGCTATGTCCGGTTTGCTGAAAATCTGTAGCCAAAGTCAATTGGTAAAAAAACATCCTAAAATGTACTCTGaataaacacaattgtgaaatgttgttTGAAGTGGAGTGGATTGAACAAGAGCAGTTTCAAAATCCCAATAAATGTGTTCATGTTCTCCGCTTAGAGTTGAATCCAGTTTCAAAtctcggtaacactttataataagtcaacgctttttggcatttacaaagtgttaactaatagttagttaatcctttataaaacattttgaaacattaacaatacattattaaatagttaataagcttattattaaatgctatgttaatcattaataaacactgttaaacattatggatttgattcataattcaattcataaggtgtttgataactgcattaccatactttatagacagcttgttaatatagttgcaaaccagtagtttataatctgttaatggtacatgcgctggtatagaaagcattagcaaatggtgaacaaaccatttacattacctttacaaagcatgagtaaataactaacaacatatttaattatgtctttaattaatgtacgccaagtcgaatagatgatgtacactaatacttagcagatgtcttaacaactattttataaacactaatgatgcaacttgtgattagtaatgcaagttataaagcatttactaactgttagttaaggcttttgtgttatttattaaggtgttcttgtccattctcaaacctcacattcacaaaggtatcataacaactattttataaacacttactaatgatgcaacttgtgattagtaatgcaagttataaagcatttactaactgttagttaaggcttttgcgtgacctaatctaaagtgtgaactatctatgccttattaaacatttataagttatttattaaggtattcttgtccattctcgaacctcacattcacaaaggctgaacatacgtttctcaaaaggaaacagacacaacacaatgtgatacaaaaaattactattttattgaagtaatgacaggcatgtgtcttactaactacagtacttagctctactagccgagagtgacagcggtcgatacttataacctcagtttgatatttctcggcatgaccgaacggtcgaggttagtaagttgtttattatatggcatttttagctcttttcatttaaaacatgtcgttttgttcagctctactcaagtcttcacacggtgtgtttcaggtgttagcacctacagtacctagcaaccaatctgaaatctgagcaaccaaacctagcaatctgcctagcgcttgtcgtttatctctctgtgttcacacttttctgctcttttagaaagttaagaatttcctcgtcggTGTTGATGTCTTccttgtcatctggatagtaaaactcctcgatctcgctcattgtgaagatgacatcaacggagggcaataagaatacgtatcagaccgcaggtcaatacgcgcatagaatataaagacttaatacgcggctggcatgactacccattagccaatcagaacgctcgtactgttgttgcaattgaaccaatatgctgttcttattggttcagaagacgttctcaaaagagttgttgatatgttgccttggagatgtagtgacgtcaccagtacaagtgccgctcattgctctgacaagatggcgtctgctccagattcgccgtgtttgatttgggatcttcccacatattgttgtagtatataagaaaccaaatgtttactcttcgacaggtcagcaaacgctttgtcgcctcaatttgttaaaacgatttgtttgtttgtaaccctcgacctacggtctcggttaacaaacgttttaacaaatctctgctttcaaaggcgtttgcagacctgtcgaggagtagctaaacatttgcagtttattacagccattttttgaaaataaaatacagctttgggtaaccaacttttataccaattctactgtatcgcttcttaatggaaataaaatactattttattacccaggtaaataaattaacagctatttcttcaaCCAAAAAAAAccacaacatctataggcctatagtctttctataaatgcttaataaggcataaatagttcacactttagattaggtcacgcaacagccttaactaacagttagtaaatgctttataacttgcattactaatcagaagttgcatcattagtaagtctttataaaatagttgttaagatatctgcaaagcatagtgtacatcctgtattcgacttggcatacataatttaaagacataagtaaatatgttgttagttatttactcatgctttataaaggtaatgtaaatggtttgttcaccatttgctaatgctttctataccagctcatgtaccattaacaccttttaaactactggtttgcaactatattaacaagctgtctataaagtatgataatgcagttatcaaacaccttatgaattgtattatgaataaaatacataatttttaacagtgtttattaatgatcaacatagtgtttaataataagcttattaactatttaataatgtattgttaatgtttcaaaatgttttataaaggattaactaactattagttaacactttgtaaatgccaaaaagcgttgacttattataaagtgttacccaaaTCTCTTAATACAATTATTGCCCCCTGACTCAATTGCACAATAAAAATTGTCAATGTTTAAATCGGCTTTGTGAATACTAAAGCATGTAAGACGTCAAAACAAGTAACCGTGGAAACGAACATAAGGTGAGGGATGTTATTGTCTAATTAAAAACATTGGCCTGGTATTTACTATTTAATCTCCACCTACCCTAACCCACTAATCCTTCTCTTAATACTCGACAATTCTCATAATTTCCCCAGCCTCCAAGGACCTTCCCTCTCCTGCTATTCTGATCCTTCAGACCAGAGCAGATTACAGGGTCAAAGCTGGATACAAAGGTCCAGGGTGTTTTAACTCGACTGTACCTcaaaatgtgtttgttgttgttgcgttTTAACACCCTGGtgatgaaacaaacacacgccaTGTGAGGGAGAAGGCGTGCCTTTGACATGCATTGCTAAGTCAGTCGCATCCCATGCTGGATCTCTTCCACGAAGGCTTAAAGGGAAAATAAGAGAGAACCTTAATTATCGCCTAAAGACTTGGACACTGGGGCAAGAAGGTCATGTGAGGTCAAGGTCTGAGTTGAGATTGTCCCAAACAAACAAGCAGAATCTTGTCACAGGGAACTCCCACAGCAGCTTGGTCCTGGGATAGGATGTGTATTGTGTATCAGGAGGTTAGGTCTGAGTACAGCCGCCATTCTAAAGAACAGACCATTATTATTCTCTCTCATTACTGCCACTTCATTTATTACTTCATTTAAACTCTTCCTGGTACTGACAGGCATGCAACCAAGTACAGGAGTTTCGTTGTCACAAAAACTAACAGAGACCGAGGCAGAGGCCACAGAGTACTCTAGGACCATGCCAGAACCATGGAAATGTGTTTTCgataacaaaataaaaacattttgaacagAAATCAGGAAATGGGTGTGGGCTGGGTCTGGTCTCTCTTAAAGAGGAATGGCTACATAAAAAATTGCTAGCTTTTAGATTTAGTAGAAGGATGCATATGTCTGACTTAGGCTACCATTGCATTCCATTGGAAATATTTGCATTAGGGTCAGTTAGCATTTGCTGCCTTGCTAGGGTACAAAACACCCCCACGCAAATGTAATATTCAAAGAGTTTACTTTAATTGTCTAGTCTTTGTACTGTATTACCGTTAAAATCCCCCGTTTAATTTATTGAttgataatttaaaaaaaaatccatccTAAGGGCAGTAAGATTCAAGCTAAAACAAGCACATCATATAATTTAACCCATATGCTTGGCAGGAAAGAATCAGTTTGTGTATTTAGAAAAACGGTTTGGTGTGGTAGTTCTGATGAGTTTTGGGGGATGGTTATGCTATGCTAACTCTAACTTTGATTTTCCAATGTGGCTGGAGGGGAGAAACATCTGCAGAAACGAACTAcaagttgaaaaaaaaaaaaagtatgtaccCAGCTATTGAGACTTTGACCTTTTGCAGCCATTTTAACAAGAAGACGCTCCTCCTGCCAAGATTCCTGGAAAGCACTAAACGGCGGTGAGAGCAAGGAGGGGGCCACCCTTGTCAACGGCCGCCAAGGAAAACAAGCGCAAAGTCCTGTCTGCTCCTGTATAAATTTATGACAGATAATTGGCAGggcacacctcctctcctggctGTGGCAGCAGGGAAAGCCACAGCCCAGGGTCCAGTCAAGACGCAAGCTTTCAACTCTGCGATGATGAGAGACTTGGGTTCAGATACAGACGGCAATCTCATGCTCTCCTGACCCAGGTCTTCCACAGAGGAGATAAAGAGCCATCTTAAAAATATATGGCTGCTGATGATCATCAGGTCTatgtcaccatggaaacaagggtTTTTTACATGAGAACCATGGTGTGTATGTTGAAAGCTAAACTTAGGCTAATCCGTATAGCCTGGCTGTATAGCACAGCCATTGCCATTGGCTTTGCTATAGCAAAGCCAAGAGGCCAGTGACCTTTGTGCTAAGGGCAGTAGGATTCAAGCTAATCACTTAACACACAGATGCTTGGTGGGAAAGAACTtatggagaaaagaaaaaaagaatgaaagagtgAGGTCCATCATTGTTGCCAAGACAACGTGTCCTCTTTTGCCATCATGGGATTATGAGGAATACaagaaagacacatacacacataatagAATTTGCCTAATTATTCTAAGATGTTTTATAAAAGGCTTTCCTTCACAGGCTAAATTATACTTTTAAGTGAATCAGTCTTTATCTCCAATCCAACATCCTTACTTCTAGGAAATTTGAATGAGCCTTTTCTTTGCTTCTTTTCTGCCAAAAATCTCTGGGGAAGGAGCCAGCAAATGGTTTTCATTAAATTTTTCCTAGAAAGGAGGATGTTGTGAGTACATGTCTGACCTCGGCGCCTGTGCTGGGAATGGATGCTAGTTTAATGGTAAGTGGGTCTGAAACACAGTCACAgttgctctctctgtgtctctctctgtgtctctctctgtgtctctctctgtgtctctctctgtgtctctctctctgtctctctctctgtctctctctctgtctctcacacacacggtaTATGTTGTGAGCTGTAACTCACAGTTTTCGTTCAGCTCCATTGTTTTGAAGAAAATgtgttaaaggggtcattgtatagggtatttcacactgttccttaaaggagtcattgactgcaaaaccgagtttaccttgtcatagttgaataacgacagttcagggagtcaggtggctgagcgggctctgtgtacttccacgggaattacaaagaaAGTTTGGAAGTTTAAAGGAAGGATTTAAACAcaagccgctgttgctgaaaagaggtgctgttccgaccgaccgtatgctcatcacaaacgcaagctgtaagtatgactttgtcgctaacagttattagcaaggCTAacatctcctgtatctagcataggtagaatgctaaatacgtttcaaatacacatcaacataccttacttagcaaatgactctagctagactagctgttagttgtcattagaagggaagcttacaaaaaaaaaatgccagaaaacgaatagcagttTAGCccattgctaacgcctgtctagattatctattgtAAGAACTGGAGAGGCAGGTGCTCTTTACATggctacagtctaggtgttttcgcaaTCTacctgttcttgcattccttgcaaatcagcgttaataaaaagcagatgcgATAGAGCTAGCTAGTGTAGCTAAATTGACATTTGCTCGTTGCTTTATCTGTGATTTAGAAGACTGTACTGTTCAAACTAGCTAAGAACATTAAATGTAGCGAACTAGCAAGCTTGTCTAAAGACACGTTAGTATGCTAGCGCAGCTAGCCTAGAATACTGTATTTATTAGATTAAACGCCGCactcaaataaacgctgcaccaaaatttaacattgtgtaataaacgctgcagcattAAATctaagaaatacggtatttCATTTTCCTGATTGTGTTTCATTCAAGTAAATAACTAGTGTTGTCATATACATCTACAATTCGCAACgcatgtttggctatgttgcTTCTTTGCTCTGCAGCAAATAtttggagaccttaaggaacaatgtgaaataccctataaaatcagtcaGTTACCcctttaaggtctccgaatacggtatgtaacattggttgggctgaaaatggcctgggtgctgttctatgtgccctgatgcaccctgtgaaatagccctagtATAAAACTAGAGATTTGCTCCCTTTTATggcatgctcatgaatatatagatgagctgcgcgatgattggttggtttagaacgagtgaagctgcggagcaaagagcaacatagccaaacatgcatcgtgaattgtagatttacatgacaacacaggttatttatcagaatgaaacagtcaggaaaatgaaataacgttcgccccattgccaataaactaaaacatcacacattctacctatgcttgAGATACAGGAgatgttagcattgctaataactgttaccgacaaaaaaCATAGCCAACTTAATAGCTTAGGGTTGTGATAAGCATGAACAGCACCTATCTTTAGCAACAGCagcttagcaaatcctgctttaaatTGTTCAAGGTTttcaactgtctttggtgaaatggtttgagcaaatgaataattgagtgttgaacttcacagggatcttcttatagacaaacatcagccatgcccatcgagtgtttggttccttgggaagactatgaaaagtgtcagcattccctgtacagtacactgcatttacgattgtggttcattttcaatatccttcaAAAATCTCCAAACTTTCTtttttgtaattcctgtggaagtacacagagcagcgtgcagctaaactagtgtctgagatctaaattttggggcgtgactagagccaaaaaaggtggagccaccgaACTGAGTCAGTTCAGTGGCTTTTTATAAACTGACCGTTTTACAGCTTCATTTTTTAATTGCAAGATTTGCattggaaagaggtgtcaatggactttgaggttcactgtatgtccattttacccactgaactgtcgttattcaactttgacatggtaaactcggttttgcagttaatgacccctttaaacatATTAACTTAAATACCCAGGCTGATTAGACTGTCAGGCAATGCCCTGTTGCATGCAGACGAATACATTGGCTAAAGAATATAAGCCTCACTTGTTAAACTTATCTCATGTGCATTTGTGTCCAGATCTTGGAGTAGTTTGTCTTTAATCCAGATGaactcctcctccagagactgCAAAAAAGTGTCAAAAGCTCGCGGGCCTCGGGTGGGGAGGATATCCAGCAGTCTCAGTGTCTTCTTCTTGTTTGTTATTTGGGCCTGTATCTCTTCTACGTGATTTTCTGTTAAAATATTTTCTTGATAAAGAAAATGGATGATAGTGTCGCCAATTAAAAGTTGATTCGACAAGTCTAGGCGATGTTTTCTCAGCACTTCTTTATGTGTCTGGTCCATGTTCATGAAGCGAGACCTCGAAATACTGATAGTGTAGGATATCGAAAGAACAGCTTACTTGACTTTTCAATAGCCTTTTATTTTTGTTCTTGACTTTAGGACGTGGACTATTAGCCAAACCATTACACAATATGGCGTGTGTAAGCTGTCAGCTATCATTCTTCGGTACTCGTTCAAGTAGTAGACTAGTAAAGTCGCTGGGAATCTTTCTTGAATTTGTTTGCCGACAGTAACCTACGATCGTATTTACATTTCGTAAAGGGTCTGCTCAAGTAATGTCCGTCGAGAAACGTGACTCCCCGGAACCATTATTGGCTGAATTTATAATAGTATTTTAAAGGTCGTCACGAAAAGTTTACATGCATATATTAATGCAAATGATTGGAAAGATATTGAAGGAAACGAGTGGGACAGCAAATTGGCAATACAGTTGCAAATTGAGCTTTTAACACACAAAACATCCTGTCTGCGAAAACTATTTTTCTTCGACATCAACCAAAAGTTGTCGATTTTAACTTTAGTTTTTCATTGTTGTATTTACAGACAATATAATTTGTTTGGTTTCTATAGATAAAACTGAACGGTAGGCTCGCAGAAAACTGTTAAATTGGAGTTGGAAAAAAGTTGACCTGCATGTGATAAGCTTAAAGTTGGAGAACAGTCTAGCGAAATTAAAGTGAGAGTTAACCCAGACCTGTATGCTATCTGATCTACTACTTTGTGTGTCCCATTAGCTCAATACACAGGAAAATATTATGTAAAGCCGATAGGTCTACCTAAACCTCATACATCTTTGCTCCAATACGATAGCATTAAAAGCTATGGCTAAAAGTTTGTAAGCTACTTTAACATGAAAGTTTATTGATAGTTGATCCCCACGCTGAAACAAAGCCAAAGGATGCCTAGGGTCACTCTTACATAGGCATCATCCCACAATATTCAGAGTGTCTGAAAGATTAGATAAAATCACGATAACTCTGACTGGCTCAACCGTCCTTTTGTCCAGGATGGCAGTTATCAGGGAAGTTGTTTTCATGAAAGCCTACAGTGTTAGGATACTGTATTTGACTCTCAAATGGGAATGAGGGGAAAGTAAACCAGTTGGACAGGACACAGGAAAGGTTGGAAATTATTGGCAAACACCCCACGGTACCCTAAAGCCTCTTACAAtacaacacagacatacactttACTGTGGAAGTATGTGATGATATAACTTTTGCACTCAACACTGATATCCATTAGCAAAAGTAATCAGTCCAGACGTACACTATATTGCCAAAAGTATTCACTCAGCTATCCAAATCATTGAATTCAGGTGCACAAAGCCAGGGCCATAAAGACATGGATGAGTGAGGTTGGTGTGGAAGAACTGGCCTGCACAGAGTCCTGACCTCAACCCAATAGAACACCTTTGGGATGAATTAGAGCGGAGACTGCGAGCCAGGCCTTCTCGTCACACATCTGTCTGACCTCACAAATGCACTTCTGGAAGAATGGTCAAATATTCCCATAAACACACTCCTAAACCTTGTGGAAAGCCTTCCTAGAAGAGTTGAAGCTGTTATAGCTGCAAAGGGTGGGCCGACATCATATGAAATCCTATGGTTTAAGAATGGGATGTCACTCACATTCATATGCATGTGAAGGCAGACGAGTGAATACTTGTGGCAATATAGTGTATCTTGGTGCCAGTAATTGTTAAATAGATAACCTTACTGAAATAACATATACAAGCTTGTAATGGCTTTGAAAGAGCTTAAACTCAACAAGCAAATGTTACCTCAATGTTACTTCTCTACAGACAGTATCAGATTACTGTCTAGCAGCTTTCACAAAGCACCGCATGCTTCACCCTGTGATATATGGCATAGCTATCAGCCCAATGCATCATAAAGCATAATAGTGTAGTgaaatgcattgtttcttgaTTTTGAAGCCTGCTTGGCCTGATTAGGAAGAGATTATGGATCAGTTTTAGAAAAAGACTGGATACTAGATCAGCTTTCTTAACCCAAGACATGTAGATAATAAAAATCCCTATGTAGTAGAATGTTCACTGGACAGAAATGACTTGTAGTTGTCTACTTTAGTTAATTGTGTCCTAATATGTGAAAAAGGGTGATATTTCATACATATACTTTTAATTATGACATCAGACATTGTGTCCCAACTCGATTTCTATATAGCAATTTAAGATAGCTAGCATTCCTATGTTTGACAGCCAATATTAGAATGTTGTCATTTTCAGTGTCTGCATGTGGACATCGATCTCTATTGACTGATGACCGTGGTGATTCTCCTAGTAAAGTCTAGAATGTTTGGTATCACTGTGTTGTTCAAACTTCCTGGTATCAACTCCTGTTGTTCTATCTCCACCAGAGCATGGGTCTGTAGAGCAGCCATACAGTCACAAGGAAATATATTCAGCAGTCAAGACAGTAAAGTAAAGGAGTTGGCTATGGGCAGTAGACCTCCTCAACAAAGCAGTTGATTCAGGTGCAAACAAGCTTTACATACCCTATTTGTTCGAATCGTAAATGGTTTGGTGATTTAGCGTGTCATGTACGTATCAATCTAACTGAAGTATAGACCACGTACAATGACGATGAGAAGTACCACATCAACACGTGACTGGGCAGCTGTATTGTTTGGAAATTAAAACAGCCTTTCGGAAGCCCATCCAAAACAGGTTCTTATCAAAACCTATAATTAGCGGAAGTGGGATTCTCAGAAGAAGAGCCTGTAAACAGAGAGCTGCAGTAAAGCATCACTGTAGCCCGCATGTCCATTCTGAGGCCTGGCCAGAACAGTCTGTTGGAATGGTATGTGAAAAACGGTCCCCATCAACATGACCTAGGGGCTGGGATCCATTCTCTACTGTTTTATATAATTCCACTGTAATGTGTATTGCACAAATCCACTCCAATATAAGACGGACTGTTTCCGTCTTGGTACTGCTTTACCATACTCTTTGGCAAGTAGAACAGAGAGATTTTGAGTACAGTCTGATCCAAACTAATAGGATTTATTTTGTAacttttttcacccgcagagtAAAAATACACTTGTGATTAAGCACCATCTGAAGGATTTAATAGCACAATAAGTTGGATTTGATACTGTTAGCACACACTGGGGCTTACTGGCAGCATGTATAAGTGAGAAACAATTTGCAGCAGGGACAACAAAGAATTATATTCAATTAATCACCTGCCTGAGTAAATAGGAGACTGGACAATTAGGGTCTTTCATGCTTTTGAATATGTTGTTTTTGGAAGAGAACACCATAGGATACAATCATAAAATCATCATTAAAATACCCTCATTCAACTAGGCTTAAATTAAATTCATAAATCCcaaatgtggcctgtttcatcACAGCCATAGGGCAGCTGGCGAGGCCAAGTTTGACAAACCAAGTGTAAAAAATAAGTCTAGGTAggctatactgtactgtacatgcatgttCTGTTGATCAAAGAatctattatttattttttcatcttTTGGCAAGTGTGACAGAAAAATCTATACATTGCTTGCACTTTCTCATCACCATGAATGGGGaaaaataaaaccttttttctATGATTAAAATACAAAAGAAATAACATAATATagattttgaaaaaaattcacAACCAATGTAGACAGACACACCGTCAGTCAGCCAGACACCCATGTCTCAGACATTAAAAGGCAGAGTCTGTATGACTGAAGCAACAACTAAAGAAACTCAACACAGGTTTCCGAGTGAAACACTGCAGGGAAAACATCTCGGCTTAAAAACATTTGCTCCCCTTTCGGAGATGACAAACACGACCCCTGACCCCGAACCCTCGTACGACATCGAGTCACAACCCGGAGCCCCAGCTCTTACACCCTTATCTACTTCCCCTCTCTTATATCTGTAGCAAACAAGAGGTAGGATATAACATGAGAGAACACCTAAAACAGCATTactgaccacccccccccctgcttgtACTGTGCATTCTACCACAAGATCCATTTAGACCTAGGCTGAATCTCAGGATTGGGGCTGGAGATTGGAGTTAAGTCCTTTGGGTACCATGCATGCCACGTTGCTGAACTGCACTCTGGTCCACTCAGTTGGTTGAGTGTAGTCGGTAGACTGGTCCTATCTTTAGCAGTCTTATACATTGTAAGAGTAGTCTGTCAGGTAGTCCTTGAGCCTGTTGGGCAACGGCAGCCCCTGCACTTGCCTGGTGGCCTTGTTGATGGCGACCCTACAGAGGTGCTGTAGCGAGGGTGTGGCGGTGTACACCGGCTTGGTAAGGAGCAGCTGGACTGTGCCGTTGACTGGTGCCAGGGGCTGCGACAAGCCCTTGTTGCTAGTCCTGGACAAGTGTACATAGTGCTCCACTAGATGGACAACGCTGTCAAACTGCTTGAGCTTTGGTTTAATCAGAACCACAGAGTCCAGTTTGAACTTGCCCTCCTTGAACACAATGCGCAGGTTGGTGGGTCCGGCGGAGGTCATGGCTGAGATGGTGAACAGGTAGTCCCTCTGGGAGCTGTCCCGCACCAGGAACGTGCCCTCAGGAGCGTCCTGGAGGATCTCTTTGGCTTCGTTGGCGGTTAAGCTGCCCCAGTACCAGCCTGTataaggcaaacacacacacacacacactgtatcagcCTCATTTACTAGCCACATTTGCTGGTTTGAAGTCCCCACACATGATTTCCATTAATCAAAGGAGGTTATTTATGCAGCCTTTTATTTATGAAACCAGCATTCCCTTTGCGTACATATATTTTGGAACGCAAGCCAGCAAAACAATGAATGGTAAATTGAAATGTGTGAGAGCGCTGGCTGCAGTTCTACTGCAGCAGCTGTGGTCTggtcctctttctcccttctccctcatactggccccctcacaccctcaccccaaaatgGACGACGCTCAGACGTCTCCACCTTTAACAGGAGAGCAAAAGTAAATCCTAACCCTATATAGATGTAGTGGGATGTAG of the Osmerus mordax isolate fOsmMor3 chromosome 17, fOsmMor3.pri, whole genome shotgun sequence genome contains:
- the cradd gene encoding death domain-containing protein CRADD, which gives rise to MNMDQTHKEVLRKHRLDLSNQLLIGDTIIHFLYQENILTENHVEEIQAQITNKKKTLRLLDILPTRGPRAFDTFLQSLEEEFIWIKDKLLQDLDTNAHEISLTTDWTLPEEVLRNVPSDRQLSRLASRLGPQWESVLLDLGLSAGALYRCRADHPLSVQGQVLSGLVQWRQSQGRSATVARLLQSLRAADIHPSALEEVFQ
- the socs2 gene encoding suppressor of cytokine signaling 2 isoform X1, whose protein sequence is MSRELSSLKKVNQLLNVKGAETGHCSEKLEQLCLSFEDFNQPLSDVFGVKLGGSPMTCQSSESTETLENERRSDNESGVVESDESRIASAMKDLRNTGWYWGSLTANEAKEILQDAPEGTFLVRDSSQRDYLFTISAMTSAGPTNLRIVFKEGKFKLDSVVLIKPKLKQFDSVVHLVEHYVHLSRTSNKGLSQPLAPVNGTVQLLLTKPVYTATPSLQHLCRVAINKATRQVQGLPLPNRLKDYLTDYSYNV
- the socs2 gene encoding suppressor of cytokine signaling 2 isoform X2, translated to MTCQSSESTETLENERRSDNESGVVESDESRIASAMKDLRNTGWYWGSLTANEAKEILQDAPEGTFLVRDSSQRDYLFTISAMTSAGPTNLRIVFKEGKFKLDSVVLIKPKLKQFDSVVHLVEHYVHLSRTSNKGLSQPLAPVNGTVQLLLTKPVYTATPSLQHLCRVAINKATRQVQGLPLPNRLKDYLTDYSYNV